Proteins found in one Candidatus Desulfofervidus auxilii genomic segment:
- a CDS encoding DJ-1/PfpI family protein codes for MKKIILMVLFLFVWSNVFSNDVKIVMIIAENNFRDEELFVTKEVLEEKGAKVIVASTSLTPAKGMLGGVYKPDILLKDIKIDDYDAIIFVGGIGATQYWNDKTAHKLIKEALEKDKVIAAICIAPVTLANAGILKGKKATVWSSEARALERAGAIYTGKSVEKDGKIITANGPHAAKAFGETIAATLGL; via the coding sequence ATGAAGAAAATAATTTTAATGGTTTTATTTTTATTTGTATGGAGCAATGTTTTTAGTAATGATGTTAAAATAGTTATGATTATTGCTGAAAATAATTTTAGAGATGAAGAACTTTTTGTTACAAAAGAAGTTTTAGAAGAAAAAGGAGCAAAAGTTATTGTAGCCTCTACTTCTCTTACACCAGCAAAAGGGATGTTGGGAGGAGTTTATAAACCAGATATATTACTTAAGGATATTAAAATAGATGATTATGATGCAATTATCTTTGTTGGTGGTATAGGAGCAACACAATATTGGAATGATAAAACTGCACATAAGTTAATAAAAGAAGCTCTGGAAAAAGATAAAGTTATAGCAGCTATTTGTATTGCTCCAGTAACATTGGCAAATGCAGGTATATTAAAAGGTAAAAAGGCAACAGTTTGGTCTTCTGAAGCAAGAGCTTTAGAAAGGGCAGGAGCTATTTATACAGGCAAATCTGTTGAAAAAGATGGAAAAATCATTACTGCCAATGGCCCTCATGCAGCTAAAGCTTTTGGTGAAACTATTGCTGCAACTCTAGGCTTATAA